The following nucleotide sequence is from Myxococcus guangdongensis.
CCCACGGGCCGTCCTCGTAGTGCATGTGGCAGCCCTTGAACGTGCGGCCCGCCGTGCGCGCCGCCAGGTCCGCCTTGCCGTCCGTGACGATGTCCGCGTCAATCGCGTTGTAGCGGTTGGCCGTGCTCACCGCGCTGTGGACGTAGTTGCGCACCTCCGTGGCGTCCGCCAGGTAGCCCCGGTCCTCCCACTGACCCGAGCGGCCGGTGAGGTCGATGCCGAAGCAGTCCGCCGCGGCGAGCCGGTCCGTGCCGTAGGCCCCGTCCATGATGGTCTGGATGTTGAACGCCGTGCTCAGCTTCACCGTCCAGTCGTCCTCGGGCAGCGCGTTCACCGCGGTCGCGAGCATCTCCAGCGAGTAGCCGATGGTCGCCGCGTTGCGCAGGTTGCGCATGCTCACCGCGCCGATGCCGGACGCGTTCGAGATGCCCTGCACGTTCGTGAACGGACGCAGGTTGATGAGGCTGGTCGCCCCGTTCCACGCATACGGCAGGATGGCGTAGAGCGTGTTCGTGCTCGTCGTGTTCACCATCGTGACGATGGCGGCGGCGTCGGACTGCGACAGCGCCAGCTCGTCGTAGATGCCCAGACAGCTCTGGTCGATGTACTCCTCGGCGCGAGCTCCGTGCTCGAGCTGCTTCAGGCGCACCGGGCCCATCTCGGAGACGGCCGAGAGCTGCGCCAGCGACGTGAAGAGCGCCGCCGTGCGCGCGCCGATGATGTTGCTGGCGGCGTCGCTGGGCAGATACCGGTCCAGCTTGTTGAAGCTCGCCGTGTTCGCGAACTGCAGGATGCCTTCACACTCCGGCGCCACGTCGACGTCCGTCGTGGTGAGCGGCGCCTGCTCGTTCTGGACGGCGTCGGCCGGAGCGGCGGGCTCGGCCGGCGGAGCGGATTCGGTGGGACCACAGCCAACCAGCAGACTCATGGAGAGAAGGGCTGAGCCGAGACGACGCATCGAGGACACCTCATGGGGACAGCGAGGGAGGTGCTCCCTTACCCCAGGCCCTCGGGTAGCGGGCAATCCGTGAGACAGATGAAATTTTGTGATGACGAGAAAAGTGTCACCACCCCGGGGCCCGAGCACGGTGGATGACACCGAATCGTGACGTGCGGTGGGTTTCTGGACCTCCGGGTGGGAGTCGGGCATGCCGGAGGGCTCCACCTCGGGGATTCGCTCCGGCGACCCCACCCGGCGAAGGAAGTGCATGCGAGCCTGTCCGTGCTGCCTGGAGACGCTGACGCCAGGTCTGCTGGGCTTCGGGAGCCGGCGCCTCGCGGGCCACTGCGAGGCGTGTGGTGACGCCGTCTGCCAGTCGTGCCTGAGCGTCGAGTCGCTCGCGGCGGGGGTGTTCCAGAAGCGCGCGGGTGCCTCGGCGTCGGGCTCCAAGAAGGTGAAGGGGCGGGTGTGCCGCTCGTGCCTGTGGGAGGCGCTGGTGGAGGAGGGCCGCACACCTTCCTTCGCCGCACCCCGTGGGCAACGTGAGCGCGCCCGCCGCGCCGCGCGGGAGACCTGTACGCATGCCGAGGTGAAGGCCTGCATGGGTTTCTGCCCCACCTGCGGCGACGAGGTGGTCTGGAAGAGCGAGCATGGCAACCCCGCGTGCGAGGCCTGTGGCGCGCCGTCACATCGGTTCTTCAACGGCTGCTGGAACTGCGGGGAGTCGTTCGACGAGCAGAATGTTCCCCAGTCCGTCGCGCGCGGGTACCGGCTCGAGTTCGACTGTGACGCGGATGACTGCGCCGGGAAGCTCGCGTGGCTGATGCCCTTCTGCCCGTGGTGCGGCGAGGAGAAGCACTGGGAGCATGCCGGGGGGCTGGAGTGTGAGGCCTGCGAGGTCCAGGTGGACCGGGGCTGGGCGTTCTGCGTGCGGTGCGGCGAGGAGGCGCCGCTCCCCGACGCGTGTCCCCGGTGTGGCGTGGGTCTGGACGAAGCGGCGTCCGCCGCGCGCTGTGAGCAGTGCCAGCACGTGGTGTGCGGTGAGTGCTGTGACGTCGTCGCCGTCGCCGCGCCGGGAGGGGAGGCGCAGGAGCGGCTCTTGTGCTCGACCTGTGGCGAGGGCGCCGAGCCCGTGGCCGACACGCGCGCGACCGAGGAGGCTGACTCGGAGCCCTCCGATGCGGAGGAGGACGCGGCGCCCGCTGACGACGATGAGGAGGAGGCGGAGGCGCCCCGGCGTGAGGAGGAGCCCGCGCCGCGACCCCAGGCGGCCCCTTCGTCGCCGTGGGAGATATTGGGTGTCGTCCGGGGAACACCGCTGGCGGACGTGAAGCGCGCCTACCTCGCGCTGGTCGCCCAGTACCACCCCGACAAGGTGGCGCAGCTCGGACCGAAGCTCCAGGCGCTGGCGCAAGAGGAGACGCGCCGCATCATCGAGGCGTGGGAGCACATCCGGAAGCACTCGCGCCCCGGCGGCTGAACGCCTCGCGCTCCGTGTCCCCGGGCGCGCGGGACTTCGACCTCGTGGCACCGGCCGTGGTGGGTCCGGGGCTGCTCCTCGCCGCACGCATGGAGAGGAGGGAGGCAGCCTGGAGCCTCGTGTCTTGGCGGCCCCGCGCCCCGTGCGCAACCTGTCGCCCGGGTGTGTTTCGGGAGGGGGAGACAGTGGCTGACTGGCGTGGCTTGGCCGCATGGCTGGTGTTGTGTCTGGGGATGGCCGGTTGTGATGGCGATGATTCACCTCCTCCCGTCGCGTCCTGTGAGGCCTCAGCCTCCTGCGAGCCTGCTCCCGGAATCCCTCCTGACGCGGGCGCGCCGGATGCGGGCGTTCCGGACGCGGGGACTCCCGATGGCGGCGAGATTCCCGATGGGGGCGGCGCTCCCGGTGAGCCCGATGGCGGCTCCGTCCCCCCGGAGGACGGTGGCACCTCGCCGCAGCCCGCCACACCTGGCAAGACGCTCTGGCTGAATCACGAGCGCCAGCCCCTGCACGACCTGGCCGCGAGCGTCGGTACTCCGTGGGATGGGTCGTCCATCTACACGGCCTCCATCCAAGGCTCGTCGACCTCGTTCGGTCGCGCCGACGG
It contains:
- a CDS encoding J domain-containing protein: MRACPCCLETLTPGLLGFGSRRLAGHCEACGDAVCQSCLSVESLAAGVFQKRAGASASGSKKVKGRVCRSCLWEALVEEGRTPSFAAPRGQRERARRAARETCTHAEVKACMGFCPTCGDEVVWKSEHGNPACEACGAPSHRFFNGCWNCGESFDEQNVPQSVARGYRLEFDCDADDCAGKLAWLMPFCPWCGEEKHWEHAGGLECEACEVQVDRGWAFCVRCGEEAPLPDACPRCGVGLDEAASAARCEQCQHVVCGECCDVVAVAAPGGEAQERLLCSTCGEGAEPVADTRATEEADSEPSDAEEDAAPADDDEEEAEAPRREEEPAPRPQAAPSSPWEILGVVRGTPLADVKRAYLALVAQYHPDKVAQLGPKLQALAQEETRRIIEAWEHIRKHSRPGG